In Schistocerca nitens isolate TAMUIC-IGC-003100 chromosome 10, iqSchNite1.1, whole genome shotgun sequence, a single window of DNA contains:
- the LOC126209959 gene encoding speckle-type POZ protein-like, producing MLQPHSKEAKEGSMEVTDVAPEVLKQVLLYMYTGVAPALKDMPLELLMAAEKYQLHQLKRQCETHIASCLNVDNAAATAANASVFSCDLLWDRAIVFIRHNLCEVMRTKGWAETVTVHPEVIQRISELMG from the coding sequence ATGCTCCAGCCACACTCAAAGGAAGCAAAGGAAGGCAGCATGGAGGTCACGGATGTAGCGCCAGAAGTACTAAAGCAGGTTCTGCTGTACATGTACACAGGAGTAGCTCCAGCTCTCAAGGACATGCCGTTGGAGCTGTTGATGGCTGCTGAGAAGTACCAGCTGCACCAGCTAAAGCGTCAGTGTGAGACCCACATCGCCAGCTGTCTGAATGTGGACAATGCCGCAGCAACTGCAGCCAATGCATCTGTTTTCTCCTGCGACCTGCTATGGGATCGTGCTATCGTTTTCATCAGGCACAATCTGTGTGAGGTGATGCGCACAAAAGGATGGGCTGAGACTGTAACCGTACATCCTGAAGTCATACAACGTATCAGTGAGCTGATGGGATGA